Genomic DNA from Trueperaceae bacterium:
GCGACCCTCTACGCGTACGGACGCGACGCGCTCGGCGCGACCATCCGCCACAACTGCGACCTGGCGCGCCGCATGGAGGCGCGCGTCGCCGCGACGCCCGGCCTCGCCGTCGCGCACCCGGTCGCCTCGAACGTCTGCACCTTCCGGCCCGACCCCGCCGCCCTGGGGGCGGCCCCCCTCGACGCCGACGCCGAGGCGCGCCTCGTGACCCACGTGGTGCACGCCGCGCAACGCAGCGACGACGCGATCCTCTCCACCACCCGCGTCGGCGATCGCCGCGCCTTCCGCGCGGCGATCGTCAACCACCGCGCCACCGAAGCGGACGTCGACGCGACCGTCGATGCGATCGCCGCGCACGTCGCGCGGGCGCTTACCTGACGGCGCCGACGAAGGCGCCCTCGACCTCGCCGAGGTCGGTGAAGCGGTCGCAGGCGTCGATCAGCTCCTGCGCCGTCGCCGCACGGAAGGCGACGACCTCCACCCGGACGCCGCGCTCCTGCAGCAGGCGCACGATGGGCACGAAGTCCCCGTCGCCGCTGGCGAGCACCACGACGTCGACGAACGGCTCGGCGCGGACCATGTCCGCCGCGATCCCCATGTCCCAGTCGCCCTCGAGCTCCGGCGCGCCGCCGTCGGTCGTGCGGAGGAGGCGGACGAGGCGCCGGTGCACGCGGTACCCCAGCGCCGAGAGTTTCGTCACGAACCCGTAGGCGCCCCGCTCCCCGTCGCGCTCGACGACGTAGGCGTTGGCGTGCGCCAACGTCCGTGCGTCGGTCGCGATCCGCTGGAGCGTCTCGTAGTCGACGTGCGCATCGAAGCCGTCCCGCGCGGCGTAGTACAGGTTCTGGGTGTCGCAGAAGAGGGCGAGGCGATCCATGCGCGGAGTGTAGCGCCCTCGACGCGGGTCGGCCCGGGCGCCGCGGCCCTGACCCGCGGGCGGCGACGCGTCGCTCAAAGCGGTTCGGTGCCCTCCGAGAGCAGGTCGAGAAGCCGNNNNNNNNNNNNNNNNNNNNNNNNNNNNNNNNNNNNNNNNNNNNNNNNNNNNNNNNNNNNNNNNNNNNNNNNNNNNNNNNNNNNNNNNNNNNNNNNNNNNGCGGCCTGGTGCGCCTGGGTCGCGGTATCGCGGACGCCCTCGAGGAAGAAATCGAGCCAGGCCTCCCAGGCGCCCTCGGTGCGGACGCGTTGGAGCCGGTCGTAGTACACGGCACGGTGACGTTTGAAGTAGAGGCTGAGGTAGAGACTCGGTTCGCGAAGCGCGTCGTCGTGGCACAACGACAACGTCACGAGGAGTCGCCCGAGCCGCCCGTTCCCGTCGAGGAACGGGTGGATGGTCTCGAATTGCACGTGCGCGATCGCCGCTTTGACCAACGGCGGCGTGTACGTACCTTCGTCGTGCAGGAACCGTTCGAGGTCATCGACCAGGTCGGGAACGAGGGGAGGGGGCGGGGGAACGAAGACCGCGTTCGACGGGCGCGTCCCCCCGACCCAGTTCTGGGTGCGCCGGAACGCGCCCGGTGCCTTGTCGGCGCCACGCCCCCCCGACAAGAGGATCCCGTGGGCTTCGCGAAGGAGTCGCGCCGAAAGCGGAAACCCGTCCTCACGAAGCCGCCGTAGGCCGTGGCGGAGCGCCGCGACGTAGTTCGAGACCTCCTCGACGTCGTCGACGGGGACGCCAGGGGCTTCGTCGATCTCGAACAGGAGGAGATCGGCAAGCGAGGACTGCGTGCCCTCGATCTGCGACGAGAGGAGCGCCTCCTTGCGTACGTGCCCGTACAGGAGCAGAGCCGGGTCGGGGAGGAGGGCGTCGATCCCGTCGAGCCGCCCGAGAGCGCGGTT
This window encodes:
- a CDS encoding Fic family protein; this translates as MEHPVAGETVRAFVPPRLPVDPPVDLTGRRLGALEAANRALGRLDGIDALLPDPALLLYGHVRKEALLSSQIEGTQSSLADLLLFEIDEAPGVPVDDVEEVSNYVAALRHGLRRLREDGFPLSARLLREAHGILLSGGRGADKAPGAFRRTQNWVGGTRPSNAVFVPPPPPLVPDLVDDLERFLHDEGTYTPPLVKAAIAHVQFETIHPFLDGNGRLGRLLVTLSLCHDDALREPSLYLSLYFKRHRAVYYDRLQRVRTEGAWEAWLDFFLEGVRDTATQAHQAA
- a CDS encoding NYN domain-containing protein encodes the protein MDRLALFCDTQNLYYAARDGFDAHVDYETLQRIATDARTLAHANAYVVERDGERGAYGFVTKLSALGYRVHRRLVRLLRTTDGGAPELEGDWDMGIAADMVRAEPFVDVVVLASGDGDFVPIVRLLQERGVRVEVVAFRAATAQELIDACDRFTDLGEVEGAFVGAVR